The following are encoded in a window of Methanobrevibacter sp. V74 genomic DNA:
- a CDS encoding O-acetylhomoserine aminocarboxypropyltransferase/cysteine synthase family protein translates to MPYEFKNKKNISTIGVHAGQEEVDETGSRVTPIYQTTSYVFDSPKQAANRFALKEGGNIYTRLNNPTTEAFEKRMVAIEGGTAAYATASGMAAIFYAIINLTQVGDNIVSADNLYGGTYELFENTLEELGRNVKFVDSQSPELFKKAVDDKTRAIYVESIGNPKLDIPDFDRLSEIAHSHQIPLIADNTVGIGSVRPFDHGADIITSSATKYIGGHGTTLGGIVIEKGDFDWMCGKFPTLSEPDETYNGLIFAETFKGSAFTTRLRTVVGRDTGAIPSPFGSFLLLQGLETLGLRIERHAENAMAVAEHLEAHPKVAWVTYSGLKSSPNHEIAKKYAEKGYGGIVSFGLKAGYDGALKFIENVELISFLANIGDAKSLVTHPASTTHSQLSEEQQLSTGVTPDLIRFSVGIEDIEDILADVDQALDKI, encoded by the coding sequence ATGCCATACGAATTTAAAAATAAAAAAAATATTTCAACAATTGGTGTTCATGCAGGTCAAGAAGAAGTTGATGAAACAGGTTCGAGAGTGACACCAATTTATCAAACAACCTCTTATGTATTTGATTCACCCAAACAAGCTGCAAATCGATTTGCACTCAAAGAAGGAGGAAATATTTACACTAGGTTAAATAACCCAACAACAGAAGCTTTTGAAAAAAGAATGGTTGCTATTGAAGGTGGAACCGCTGCTTATGCAACTGCTTCCGGAATGGCGGCGATTTTTTATGCAATAATTAACCTGACCCAAGTAGGGGACAACATTGTATCGGCAGATAACTTATATGGTGGAACCTATGAATTATTTGAAAATACTCTAGAAGAATTGGGACGTAATGTAAAGTTTGTTGACTCACAATCTCCAGAATTATTTAAGAAAGCTGTTGATGATAAAACCCGTGCAATTTATGTTGAATCCATTGGAAATCCGAAATTAGATATTCCTGACTTTGATAGATTATCTGAAATCGCACATTCACATCAAATTCCATTAATTGCAGACAATACTGTCGGTATTGGTTCTGTAAGGCCATTTGACCATGGAGCAGACATCATTACATCTTCTGCAACTAAATACATCGGCGGGCATGGTACAACTCTTGGCGGAATTGTAATTGAAAAAGGGGATTTTGATTGGATGTGCGGTAAATTTCCAACACTATCCGAGCCTGATGAAACATACAATGGTTTGATTTTTGCTGAAACTTTTAAAGGATCTGCTTTTACAACAAGATTAAGAACAGTAGTTGGAAGGGATACAGGAGCAATTCCTTCTCCATTTGGATCGTTTTTACTATTGCAAGGTCTTGAAACATTGGGTTTGAGAATTGAAAGACATGCGGAAAATGCAATGGCGGTAGCTGAACATTTAGAAGCTCATCCAAAAGTTGCATGGGTAACCTATTCTGGCTTGAAATCTTCTCCTAATCATGAAATAGCTAAAAAATATGCTGAGAAAGGTTATGGGGGAATTGTTTCATTCGGTCTTAAAGCAGGTTATGATGGAGCTTTGAAGTTCATTGAAAATGTTGAATTGATCTCATTTTTAGCAAATATTGGTGATGCAAAGTCATTAGTCACTCACCCTGCATCAACAACACATTCCCAATTATCTGAAGAACAGCAATTATCCACTGGTGTAACTCCTGATTTGATAAGATTCTCTGTTGGTATTGAAGATATTGAAGATATTTTAGCTGATGTCGACCAAGCTTTAGATAAAATTTAA
- a CDS encoding aldo/keto reductase, with translation MQYLTLNNGIKMPILGFGVYQIPPEDTEQAVLDAISAGYRLIDTAQSYFNEKEVGEAIGKCGVPREELFITTKVWIENYGYDKCKSSVLESLEKLGLDYIDLVLLHQPFADYYGAYKALEELYEDGIIKAIGVSNFYPDRLTDICLFGRKIIPAINQVEINPFNAQYPAQANMEKNGVQISAWAPFGEGKDNIFTNDTLVGIGEKHNKTVAQVILRWLLQRSIVVLSKSTHKERMEENIDVFDFVLDEEDMLEIMNLDKSESLFFNHQDPEVVELFNDLVGAIKKQMHNEK, from the coding sequence ATGCAATATTTAACATTAAACAACGGTATTAAAATGCCAATACTTGGATTTGGAGTATATCAAATACCTCCAGAAGATACAGAACAAGCAGTACTAGATGCAATTAGTGCAGGTTATAGATTAATTGATACAGCACAAAGCTATTTCAATGAAAAGGAAGTGGGTGAAGCTATTGGAAAATGTGGAGTTCCACGTGAGGAATTATTCATCACAACAAAAGTATGGATTGAAAACTATGGATATGACAAATGCAAATCATCTGTTTTAGAATCCTTAGAAAAATTAGGCTTAGATTATATTGATTTAGTATTGCTGCACCAACCGTTTGCAGATTACTATGGTGCATATAAGGCACTAGAAGAGTTATATGAAGATGGAATCATCAAAGCTATAGGAGTATCAAATTTTTATCCAGATAGATTAACTGATATCTGTTTATTTGGACGTAAGATAATTCCTGCAATTAATCAAGTTGAAATTAATCCATTTAATGCTCAATATCCAGCTCAAGCCAATATGGAGAAAAATGGTGTTCAAATTTCTGCATGGGCTCCATTTGGGGAAGGAAAAGATAATATTTTTACTAATGACACTCTTGTTGGAATTGGTGAAAAACACAATAAGACGGTTGCCCAGGTGATATTGAGATGGTTGTTACAAAGAAGCATAGTCGTTTTATCAAAGTCAACTCATAAAGAAAGAATGGAAGAAAATATTGATGTATTTGATTTCGTTTTAGATGAAGAGGACATGTTGGAAATAATGAATCTTGATAAATCTGAAAGCTTATTTTTCAATCATCAAGACCCGGAAGTTGTTGAATTGTTCAATGACCTAGTTGGAGCTATAAAAAAACAAATGCATAATGAAAAATAG
- a CDS encoding aldo/keto reductase: protein MQYRELGNTGIKVSEIAFGAEFLVERSYEDTEELIKVCEANGINFVDCWMSEHDVRSHLGRAIKDNRENWVIQGHLGATWQNNQYVRTREMDKVIPAFEDFMQRFQIDTLDFGMIHYVDQIEDYEEIMNGPFMEYAKKLKGEGTIAHIGLSTHNPDIGLLAAENPEIELLMFSINPAYDMFGAMDDIEEYRKEDAYDNELSSSNPQRAELYELCQNNGTALTVMKGFAGGNLLSDETSPFGVALSPIQCIHYCLEQKGVNSIFVGVKTPEELMESLKYCDATQSEKDYSEVLKNAPKHSFEGQCTYCGHCVPCASEIDIAMVNKLFGLAKNHDEVPASVQEHYNNLKFNASECISCGDCQPRCPFNVHIVDVMLDVQDLFGF, encoded by the coding sequence ATGCAATATCGTGAACTAGGCAATACAGGCATTAAAGTATCTGAAATTGCTTTTGGTGCTGAATTTTTGGTAGAAAGGTCATATGAAGACACTGAAGAATTAATTAAAGTATGTGAAGCTAATGGGATTAATTTTGTTGACTGTTGGATGAGTGAACATGATGTACGTTCCCATTTGGGAAGGGCTATTAAGGATAATCGTGAAAATTGGGTAATACAAGGCCATCTAGGGGCTACCTGGCAAAACAATCAATATGTTAGGACCCGTGAAATGGATAAAGTAATTCCTGCATTTGAAGATTTTATGCAAAGATTTCAAATTGACACATTAGATTTCGGCATGATTCATTATGTGGACCAAATTGAAGATTATGAAGAGATAATGAACGGTCCATTTATGGAGTATGCTAAAAAACTTAAAGGAGAAGGAACAATAGCTCACATTGGATTAAGTACACATAATCCCGACATTGGATTATTGGCTGCTGAAAATCCAGAAATCGAATTATTAATGTTTTCAATTAACCCGGCATATGATATGTTTGGTGCAATGGATGATATTGAAGAATATAGAAAGGAAGATGCATATGATAATGAACTATCAAGTTCAAATCCTCAAAGGGCGGAACTTTATGAATTATGTCAAAATAATGGAACTGCACTGACAGTAATGAAAGGATTTGCTGGTGGAAACTTACTTTCAGATGAAACGTCTCCATTTGGCGTAGCTTTAAGCCCAATTCAGTGTATACATTATTGCTTAGAACAAAAAGGAGTAAACAGTATTTTTGTAGGTGTTAAAACTCCAGAGGAATTAATGGAGTCTCTTAAATACTGCGATGCAACACAGTCGGAAAAAGATTATAGTGAAGTTTTAAAAAATGCACCTAAACATTCATTTGAAGGGCAATGTACATATTGTGGCCATTGCGTTCCATGTGCTTCTGAAATTGATATAGCTATGGTGAATAAGTTATTTGGTCTTGCAAAAAATCATGATGAAGTACCTGCGAGTGTCCAGGAACACTACAACAATTTAAAGTTCAATGCATCTGAATGCATATCCTGTGGGGACTGCCAACCAAGATGCCCATTTAATGTGCACATTGTTGATGTAATGTTGGATGTGCAAGATTTATTTGGATTTTAA
- a CDS encoding ATPase, with protein MYEKEFILNEVNSIREEIGHDKVNIFIEKIYFDEKTNELWVITEDRPDKSSIIGKGGWVVGKLREKLGLNSIHVESYGDFLNKEYKLKLSKKTLHNLNLNSTGLKNLEKTIDNKLDKIYSFNFDDYFAQNEFEQSENTEALVALSGGVDSSFSLILAKKLGFNPIAVTVDPGTIILPKQFKQNIESLTNRLEIAHEYIPSNYTKVIQESFTGNLHPCGKCSKNTLELVKEYAKDKEIPIIIFGDMLATGSQCMNLQEESLYRLNLPASLSVGKQEIKSLIRKYDLQEFKGFGCPLLYEVHKKFPYMRKFSIQRILRETRSGALEPGEALDLIWSFTKKIN; from the coding sequence ATGTATGAAAAAGAATTCATTTTAAATGAAGTTAATTCCATTCGAGAAGAAATCGGTCATGATAAAGTTAATATTTTCATTGAAAAAATATATTTTGATGAAAAAACTAATGAATTATGGGTTATAACTGAAGACAGACCAGACAAATCATCCATTATTGGAAAAGGCGGTTGGGTAGTAGGTAAACTTAGAGAAAAATTGGGTCTAAATAGCATTCATGTTGAAAGTTATGGCGACTTTTTAAATAAGGAATATAAATTAAAATTATCTAAAAAAACATTGCATAACTTGAACTTGAATTCAACCGGCTTAAAAAACCTAGAAAAAACAATTGATAATAAATTAGATAAGATTTATAGTTTCAACTTCGATGATTATTTCGCTCAAAATGAATTTGAACAATCAGAAAATACAGAAGCCCTTGTTGCACTTTCAGGTGGTGTTGACAGTAGTTTTTCACTTATATTGGCTAAAAAGTTAGGTTTCAATCCCATTGCAGTTACGGTTGATCCGGGAACTATAATTTTGCCAAAGCAATTTAAACAAAATATTGAAAGTCTAACCAATCGTTTAGAAATAGCTCATGAATATATTCCATCTAACTACACGAAAGTAATCCAAGAATCATTTACAGGCAATCTTCACCCTTGTGGAAAATGTTCTAAAAACACATTGGAATTAGTTAAGGAATATGCAAAAGATAAAGAAATTCCAATAATTATCTTCGGAGATATGCTTGCAACTGGCAGCCAATGTATGAATTTGCAAGAAGAATCATTATATCGATTAAACCTTCCAGCTAGTTTGAGTGTTGGAAAACAAGAGATAAAATCCTTAATCCGGAAATATGATTTACAAGAGTTTAAAGGATTTGGTTGTCCCCTTCTTTATGAAGTTCACAAAAAATTTCCATATATGAGGAAATTTTCAATACAGAGAATACTAAGAGAAACTCGTTCAGGTGCACTCGAACCGGGTGAAGCACTTGATTTGATTTGGAGTTTTACAAAAAAAATAAATTAA